In the genome of Methylomagnum ishizawai, the window GCCCATCGATGCCCCGCCTCATGTCCACCGGCTCGACCACCAACCACAGATGCTCCGGACGCCGGATCACGCCAAGCCCCTCAGCAATTCCGCCACCCAGCGCGCCGGTACCGTCGCGGGAATATCCAACCGGACACCCGGGGCCAGCCGCAGCACCAAAGCCGGCCCCTCCTCGGCGGCGACCGGGGCCGGGGCCACCCGGACCGGAATCAATCCAAGGCCGGCCAACCCCCCGGCGGCGGGTTCCCGCTTCACCCAGCCCGAGAAGGTCTTGGGGTTCACGCCCCGTTGACGGCAATACTCGGCCTGGCTCAACCCGCTCTTCCTCCACGCCTCGACGTGGACCTCCGGCAAATCCCGCTTCTTCATCCCGCTCCTCCAACAAAAGACCCAAGGGTGTCGCGGTTTAACCAGGGCGTCCATGTGGGAGGGTTGGAGGCTTACCATCCAAACTCGTCTAGGTAGGCTGCGCTACGCCACCATCGACACCGGCGAGAAGTATTACCTCAAATGGGTCGAGGACTCCGGCCCCCACGCCGACGAGCCCAACCCGCTGGACCGCCACCTGATGCAGACCTGCGGCAAGCGGCGCTTCCTCGAATTGATCCACGACTTCATCGTCTACGACGCCGGGACCAAGAAGGTCTGCCGCCAGAACCAATACT includes:
- the tnpA gene encoding IS66 family insertion sequence element accessory protein TnpA, translating into MKKRDLPEVHVEAWRKSGLSQAEYCRQRGVNPKTFSGWVKREPAAGGLAGLGLIPVRVAPAPVAAEEGPALVLRLAPGVRLDIPATVPARWVAELLRGLA
- a CDS encoding DEAD/DEAH box helicase family protein → MWEGWRLTIQTRLGRLRYATIDTGEKYYLKWVEDSGPHADEPNPLDRHLMQTCGKRRFLELIHDFIVYDAGTKKVCRQNQYFGVKAAQDFILRREGGIIWHTQGSGKSLTMVWLAKWIREHRIGARVLIITDRTELDELAYAGDSNSQRGG